The following coding sequences lie in one Amycolatopsis cihanbeyliensis genomic window:
- a CDS encoding SGNH/GDSL hydrolase family protein, which translates to MRHGKRFLALLLGIFTAAGLLAGPGTAGARPESTSAPDWSGTWSASVMRAGGGLVPNWSLEGFENQTVRQVVRVSHGGAAVRIRLSNVYGHAPLTVTGATIARSAGGAAVRPDSLRHVTFGRSPSVVIPAGAEVASDLAPLRVEQLGSVTVTVYFAEPTGPATFHADARATSYRAAGDHRADHDGNAFSDTTRSWYYLSGVEVAGVPAPRDAVVAFGNSITGGTASTPDANNRYPDELAERLAAGGRPRPVLNAGISGNRVITDCVGEKALTRFARDALDQPRVGTVIVLQGINDIGFSEIEDFPCSPNPEVTSAELIAGHRELIHRARARGIEVIGATLLPYKGAFYYSERGERVRDELNRWIRTSGEYDAVVDLDRHLAAPADQDRLDPAYDSGDHLHPSDAGYHAMAEAVAPLVACPRPLDAAALTR; encoded by the coding sequence ATGAGGCATGGGAAGCGTTTTCTCGCTCTACTGCTCGGCATTTTCACGGCCGCCGGCCTGCTGGCCGGGCCCGGTACCGCGGGCGCTCGGCCGGAATCCACGAGCGCACCCGACTGGTCGGGCACCTGGTCGGCCTCGGTGATGCGGGCCGGTGGCGGCCTCGTTCCGAACTGGTCGCTGGAGGGGTTCGAAAACCAGACCGTGCGCCAGGTCGTCCGGGTTTCCCACGGCGGAGCCGCGGTCCGGATCCGGTTGAGCAACGTCTACGGACACGCGCCGCTGACGGTGACCGGAGCAACCATCGCACGGTCCGCGGGTGGCGCGGCCGTGCGGCCGGACTCCTTGCGACACGTGACCTTCGGGCGATCGCCTTCGGTCGTCATCCCGGCCGGGGCCGAGGTGGCCAGCGACCTGGCACCGTTGCGCGTCGAGCAACTGGGGTCGGTGACGGTCACCGTGTACTTCGCCGAGCCGACCGGACCGGCGACCTTCCACGCGGATGCCCGCGCCACCAGTTATCGTGCCGCCGGCGACCATCGCGCCGACCACGACGGGAACGCGTTCAGCGACACCACCCGTTCCTGGTACTACCTTTCCGGCGTGGAGGTCGCCGGCGTCCCTGCCCCGCGAGATGCGGTGGTGGCCTTCGGCAACTCCATCACCGGCGGCACGGCGTCCACACCGGACGCGAACAACCGGTATCCGGACGAGCTGGCCGAGCGCCTCGCGGCTGGCGGAAGGCCACGTCCGGTCCTCAACGCGGGCATCAGCGGAAACCGGGTGATCACGGACTGCGTCGGCGAGAAGGCGCTGACCCGGTTCGCGCGCGACGCGCTGGACCAGCCGCGAGTGGGAACCGTGATCGTGCTCCAGGGCATCAACGACATCGGGTTCAGCGAGATCGAGGACTTTCCCTGCTCGCCGAACCCGGAGGTGACCTCGGCTGAACTGATCGCGGGACACCGCGAGCTGATCCACCGGGCGCGGGCCCGCGGCATCGAGGTGATCGGCGCGACTCTGTTGCCGTACAAAGGCGCGTTCTACTACAGCGAGCGCGGCGAGCGGGTACGTGACGAGCTGAACCGCTGGATCCGCACCTCGGGTGAGTACGACGCGGTGGTCGACCTGGACCGGCACCTGGCCGCTCCGGCGGACCAGGACCGGCTCGACCCCGCCTACGACAGCGGTGACCACCTGCATCCCAGCGACGCCGGCTACCACGCCATGGCCGAGGCGGTCGCGCCGCTCGTAGCGTGCCCACGCCCGCTGGACGCGGCGGCGCTCACCCGGTGA